In a genomic window of Mucilaginibacter sp. KACC 22063:
- a CDS encoding DUF4198 domain-containing protein, which translates to MKRIFFTAGVIFTCLSNAFCQVDRYMVPEDFFPHKGDTLKLHLFGGNTFSKGEEMKYDAQSKMKIIMGEAGKGGTDLTALAKDGVAPIITTVLQKDGVQMFTAIQHTTDEIDRKDFENFLSEDGLDKIADNLKQFQQSFKQKGVSVLKTIIAVDKNGGNAYEKPMKEDFEVILEQNPYKQNYGDDITGVVLLKGQPVKAARVNLVIRSGKGTEFPQELSTNEKGEFYFKMTREGVYLLRAINIVPSKDPDYDFDIDQTSLTFAFSSSNVMPYSYREFGLGNMH; encoded by the coding sequence ATGAAACGTATTTTTTTCACAGCCGGGGTAATTTTTACTTGTTTAAGTAATGCTTTTTGTCAGGTAGACCGCTATATGGTTCCGGAAGATTTCTTTCCGCATAAAGGTGATACCCTGAAACTGCACTTGTTCGGTGGCAATACCTTTAGTAAAGGCGAAGAAATGAAATACGATGCGCAAAGCAAAATGAAAATCATTATGGGTGAAGCAGGCAAGGGCGGTACAGACCTTACTGCCTTAGCTAAGGATGGAGTTGCGCCTATAATAACTACCGTTTTACAAAAAGACGGTGTGCAAATGTTTACTGCCATTCAGCATACTACTGACGAAATTGACCGCAAAGACTTTGAAAACTTTCTTTCTGAAGATGGACTGGATAAGATCGCCGATAACCTGAAACAGTTTCAGCAAAGCTTTAAACAGAAGGGTGTAAGCGTGCTTAAAACCATTATTGCTGTGGATAAGAATGGCGGCAATGCTTACGAAAAGCCGATGAAGGAAGATTTCGAGGTCATTCTTGAGCAGAACCCATACAAACAAAATTATGGCGACGATATTACCGGCGTAGTATTACTTAAAGGCCAGCCAGTTAAAGCGGCAAGGGTAAATCTGGTTATCCGCAGCGGAAAAGGTACCGAGTTTCCGCAGGAGCTTTCTACCAACGAGAAAGGGGAGTTCTATTTTAAAATGACCCGTGAAGGTGTGTATTTGCTGCGCGCCATTAACATTGTGCCTTCAAAAGATCCGGATTATGATTTTGATATAGACCAAACTTCACTGACCTTTGCTTTTAGCAGCAGTAATGTAATGCCTTACAGCTACCGCGAGTTTGGCTTAGGAAACATGCATTAA
- a CDS encoding dihydrofolate reductase family protein produces the protein MMRKVVLNLAVSLDGFIEGPNGEYDWCLMDQDYGLTDFWNSIDTLFVGRKSYELLTTTGEISHFNSAKIYVFTNTLAEVEHDNVEIVSGADLVADVSAIKNQDGKSIWLFGGASLLSSFMANGLVDEFLLSVHPVLLGGGKPLFQSIKARTGLQLTETVPYSSGLVQLRYTVLPKFDLNNIAGSDY, from the coding sequence ATGATGCGTAAAGTAGTATTGAACCTGGCCGTAAGTCTTGATGGTTTTATTGAAGGCCCAAACGGCGAGTATGATTGGTGCCTAATGGATCAGGATTATGGTTTAACTGATTTTTGGAATTCCATTGATACCTTGTTTGTAGGCAGAAAGAGTTACGAATTACTTACAACTACGGGCGAGATCAGTCATTTTAATTCTGCTAAAATATATGTTTTTACTAATACACTGGCTGAAGTGGAGCATGATAATGTAGAAATTGTCTCAGGTGCTGATCTTGTTGCCGATGTTAGTGCTATTAAAAACCAGGATGGCAAAAGCATCTGGTTGTTTGGTGGAGCCAGCCTTTTAAGCAGTTTTATGGCCAATGGCTTGGTTGATGAATTTTTGTTGTCGGTACACCCGGTATTACTTGGTGGGGGCAAACCACTGTTTCAGTCAATCAAAGCGCGTACAGGGCTGCAACTTACCGAAACTGTACCTTACTCATCGGGTTTAGTACAGCTTCGGTATACGGTACTGCCAAAGTTTGATCTCAATAATATAGCAGGGTCAGACTATTAA
- a CDS encoding LutB/LldF family L-lactate oxidation iron-sulfur protein, whose protein sequence is MSATAEKFLADSEVKAFDQDHRRIINYNIGKYDTAVAKGLARLINLDYAKRKGHVVKWRVMENLDKFLPEFEANFQKRGGKVLWANDAEEARKEILNIIERAGAKTVVKSKSMTTEEIGINEYLEEHHIESLETDLGEYIVQLLGQKPYHIVTPAMHLSKDNIAELFNQKFGTPIDATPEQLTLKARELLREKYVQADVGITGANFLIADTGSIAISENEGNARLSTTFPKIHIAVVGIEKLIPSISDLALYWPMLSTHGTGQNLTVYNTIFSGPRQEGETDGPEEMYVILLDNGRTDLLAQKEQRQGLYCIRCGACLNACPVYKNIGGHTYETTYSGPIGSVITPHEQGMQDFKHLSYASSLCGKCTEVCPVKIDIHKMLLLNRRDAVKQEMVTKKEQWGWALFRKAMLKRSWVDMIKGKFKNTILKTFFKKSFGAYRELPKIADQSFTELWKKRHNENS, encoded by the coding sequence ATGTCTGCTACCGCCGAAAAATTTCTGGCTGACTCTGAAGTAAAAGCTTTTGATCAGGACCATCGTCGTATTATCAATTATAACATTGGTAAGTACGATACTGCCGTGGCCAAAGGCCTGGCAAGGCTGATCAACCTTGATTATGCCAAACGCAAAGGCCACGTAGTTAAATGGCGGGTAATGGAAAACCTGGATAAGTTTTTGCCAGAGTTTGAAGCCAATTTTCAGAAACGGGGTGGCAAGGTACTTTGGGCTAATGATGCGGAAGAAGCCCGTAAAGAAATCCTGAACATCATTGAGCGTGCCGGTGCAAAAACAGTTGTCAAATCCAAATCAATGACCACCGAGGAGATCGGCATCAACGAATACCTTGAAGAACATCACATCGAATCCTTAGAAACAGATTTAGGCGAATACATTGTGCAGTTGCTTGGCCAAAAACCATATCATATTGTTACGCCTGCTATGCACCTGTCTAAGGATAACATTGCCGAACTTTTTAACCAGAAGTTTGGAACCCCCATAGATGCCACACCTGAGCAGCTCACTTTAAAAGCGCGCGAACTGCTGCGCGAAAAATATGTACAGGCCGATGTAGGTATTACCGGTGCAAATTTCCTGATTGCAGATACAGGCAGCATAGCCATTAGCGAGAACGAAGGTAATGCACGCCTGAGCACCACCTTCCCAAAAATCCATATTGCAGTTGTCGGTATCGAAAAACTGATCCCTTCCATCAGTGATCTGGCTTTGTACTGGCCCATGCTATCTACGCACGGCACAGGTCAGAATCTGACGGTTTATAATACTATTTTCAGCGGCCCAAGGCAGGAAGGTGAAACCGACGGCCCTGAAGAAATGTATGTGATCTTGCTTGATAATGGCCGTACCGATTTATTAGCGCAAAAAGAACAACGCCAGGGTTTATATTGCATCCGCTGTGGCGCATGCCTTAATGCCTGCCCCGTGTATAAAAACATAGGTGGACACACTTACGAAACTACCTACAGCGGCCCCATAGGCTCGGTGATTACACCGCACGAACAAGGTATGCAGGATTTTAAGCATTTAAGCTATGCATCGAGCCTGTGTGGTAAATGCACCGAGGTTTGCCCTGTAAAGATCGATATTCATAAAATGCTGCTGCTTAACCGTCGCGATGCTGTTAAGCAGGAAATGGTGACTAAAAAAGAGCAATGGGGCTGGGCGCTGTTTCGCAAAGCCATGCTGAAACGCAGCTGGGTAGATATGATCAAAGGCAAGTTTAAAAACACAATTCTTAAAACATTCTTTAAAAAGAGTTTTGGCGCTTACCGCGAATTACCTAAAATTGCCGACCAATCATTCACCGAGCTTTGGAAAAAACGCCATAACGAAAACTCATGA